A stretch of Acidimicrobiales bacterium DNA encodes these proteins:
- a CDS encoding sigma-70 family RNA polymerase sigma factor, whose amino-acid sequence MPRDQVHDGLAEAFAYAWEHWDEMDDVERPVGYLYRVAQSKTRRRKQGFLPWNGDNAIPDVEPELVPALASLPASQRTAVWLVTACGWSQVDAADAMGITPSTVSTHVARGLDSIRASLGANA is encoded by the coding sequence ATGCCCCGTGATCAGGTCCATGACGGGCTCGCCGAGGCCTTCGCCTACGCGTGGGAGCACTGGGACGAGATGGACGACGTCGAGCGGCCGGTCGGGTACCTCTACCGCGTGGCGCAGTCGAAGACCCGCCGCCGCAAGCAGGGGTTCCTGCCGTGGAACGGCGACAACGCGATCCCGGACGTCGAGCCCGAGCTCGTTCCCGCGCTCGCCTCGCTTCCGGCGAGCCAGAGGACCGCCGTCTGGCTCGTCACCGCCTGTGGTTGGTCACAGGTCGACGCCGCGGACGCGATGGGCATCACCCCGTCCACGGTCAGCACGCATGTCGCTCGTGGCCTCGACAGCATTCGTGCCTCGCTGGGGGCCAACGCATGA
- a CDS encoding ABC transporter ATP-binding protein: protein MTGPSPFQIMHSMSADRSGVADASINRETRRRVYGFAQPYRRHIVLFVGTIVVATFLGLLPPLLIRKVFDVAIVDDNGSYLNTLFIIMVIAAVGEAALSLVERWLSSRIGEGLIFDLRVRLFDHVQRMPLAFFTRTQTGTLISRLNNDVIGAQRAFTGTLGTVVGNVITLGGTLIAMLILEWRLTLIAIVILPVFVLPARRVGSNLQEITREGMNVNASMNNTMTERFNVAGALLVKLFGRHDAEADDFAERAGRVRDIGVRSAMYSRVFVVALTLVGAIGTAIVYWLGGHLVIDRDITAGTLVALGLYTVRIYMPLTSLSNARVDIMTAFVSFERVFEVLDAPNAVTDAPDAEPLENPRGAVRFDGVTFRYPDPAEGTPESLGGNESTASVDDVLRNIDLTIEPGQMVAIVGPSGAGKTTLTSLVPRLYDVTEGAILVDGRDVRSVTQDSLRRAIGVVSQDPHLFHDTVLANLRYARPGATDDEIRAACTAARIHEVIDALPEGYDTIVGERGYRLSGGEKQRLAIARMLLKDPAVVVLDEATSHLDTENESHVQEALAHALQGRTSLVIAHRLSTITDADVIVVLDDGRIVEKGTHDELRHGGGLYEELYETLVRAERG from the coding sequence ATGACCGGACCGAGCCCGTTTCAGATCATGCACTCGATGTCCGCCGACCGCTCGGGTGTCGCCGACGCCTCGATCAACCGGGAGACCCGGCGCCGGGTCTACGGCTTCGCGCAGCCCTATCGCCGCCACATCGTGCTCTTCGTCGGCACGATCGTCGTGGCCACGTTCCTGGGCCTGCTCCCGCCCCTGCTGATCCGCAAGGTCTTCGACGTCGCGATCGTCGACGACAACGGGTCCTACCTCAACACCTTGTTCATCATCATGGTGATCGCCGCGGTCGGCGAGGCGGCGCTGTCCCTCGTCGAGCGCTGGCTCTCGTCGCGCATCGGTGAAGGGCTGATCTTCGATCTCCGGGTGCGTCTCTTCGACCATGTGCAACGGATGCCGCTCGCGTTCTTCACCCGCACCCAGACGGGAACGCTGATCAGCCGGCTCAACAACGACGTGATCGGGGCGCAACGGGCCTTCACCGGCACGCTGGGCACGGTCGTCGGCAACGTCATCACACTCGGCGGCACGCTCATCGCGATGCTGATCCTCGAGTGGCGGCTCACCCTCATCGCCATCGTGATCCTGCCGGTGTTCGTCCTCCCGGCGCGCCGGGTCGGCTCGAACCTCCAGGAGATCACCCGCGAAGGCATGAACGTCAATGCCTCGATGAACAACACGATGACCGAACGGTTCAACGTCGCCGGCGCCCTCCTCGTGAAGCTCTTCGGTCGCCACGACGCCGAGGCGGACGACTTCGCCGAGCGGGCCGGGCGGGTCCGCGACATCGGCGTGCGCAGCGCCATGTACAGCCGCGTGTTCGTGGTCGCGCTCACCCTCGTCGGCGCGATCGGCACCGCGATCGTCTACTGGCTGGGCGGCCACCTGGTGATCGACCGGGACATCACGGCGGGCACCCTCGTCGCCCTCGGCCTCTACACCGTGCGGATCTACATGCCGCTCACGAGCCTCTCGAACGCGCGGGTCGACATCATGACGGCGTTCGTCTCCTTCGAGCGCGTGTTCGAGGTGCTCGACGCACCGAACGCGGTCACCGACGCGCCCGATGCCGAACCGCTGGAGAACCCCCGCGGCGCGGTCCGCTTCGACGGCGTCACGTTCCGCTACCCCGATCCGGCAGAGGGCACGCCGGAGTCGCTCGGCGGCAACGAGTCCACCGCCTCGGTCGACGACGTGCTGCGCAACATCGACCTCACCATCGAGCCCGGCCAGATGGTCGCCATCGTCGGACCGTCCGGTGCGGGCAAGACCACCCTCACCTCGCTCGTCCCCCGCCTCTACGACGTCACCGAGGGCGCGATCCTCGTCGACGGTCGTGACGTCCGCTCGGTCACCCAGGACTCGTTGCGACGCGCCATCGGCGTGGTCAGCCAGGACCCGCACCTCTTCCACGACACGGTGCTGGCCAACCTCCGCTACGCCCGCCCCGGCGCGACGGACGACGAGATCCGCGCCGCGTGCACGGCCGCCCGGATCCACGAGGTGATCGACGCGCTCCCGGAGGGCTACGACACCATCGTCGGCGAGCGTGGGTACCGCCTGTCGGGCGGCGAGAAGCAGCGGCTCGCCATCGCCCGCATGCTGCTCAAGGACCCGGCCGTGGTCGTGCTCGACGAAGCGACAAGCCATCTCGACACCGAGAACGAATCACACGTGCAGGAGGCGCTCGCCCATGCGTTGCAGGGGCGGACGTCCCTCGTGATCGCCCATCGGCTCTCGACCATCACCGATGCGGACGTGATCGTCGTGCTCGACGACGGGCGCATCGTCGAGAAGGGCACCCACGACGAACTCCGCCACGGCGGCGGACTCTACGAGGAGCTCTACGAGACGCTGGTCCGGGCCGAGCGGGGCTGA
- a CDS encoding PASTA domain-containing protein, producing MIDPTEQLRRLAEARAEQVDPFTVDELERPDPERQGAVVLPFIARRWPAAVAAGLLAIVALGAGLFATFGGSSPPADDVFAAGPDVDLDTPSTVLDEVVLPDVVDLPADEAAAELSELGLDPTFDVLFVAPGDDRLGRVVAMSLPEGMTVPAGETIELQVARLAPTSLSADACQRPAHLLGTFDDDRLLDAVHPRFLGDTITEVEVCTAAGSRPVVYDLGFRRLAGVHDLDGNGTDEIVGPLDDAETIWQVLAMDGGEVVRIDTVLPFGPQAGGPVHDWWGCQAFADSGLERLAIGTWEDQGDTISWELTEFNIVGAALVAGATERSSGPASDGLPGRDRCEPRPADVAPACPIVELNVAVVGDLDGDGRDDIVSPRDDLVCWGDGLVRAIGPAAATAEIWFLDDIEDDGRLELFLGSTTYESTSARPYAVNENRGFVPAADADCCTQNLPRQILPEDTEFVGRWFSCVAASALGPAELIGGTFRHPGDGSVEWTIDVGSRADPELVHRSQVGDPRSIDAWRPGNGCRGSSPVWRAPAAIEFADDGSVRPDTVAAFNAWTAGDDLDRRFVRLREALRVSESIRQGETYREDLTAGTIEITDLRDDSVGTVRYTFAFDEAGRDLLSVDQQWACQPGRGHEDYGTEPCV from the coding sequence ATGATCGACCCGACCGAACAGCTGCGCCGGCTCGCCGAGGCCCGAGCCGAGCAGGTCGACCCCTTCACCGTCGACGAGCTCGAGCGGCCCGATCCCGAACGGCAGGGCGCGGTCGTCCTCCCGTTCATCGCCCGGCGTTGGCCGGCCGCGGTGGCCGCCGGGCTGCTCGCGATCGTCGCCCTCGGCGCCGGTCTGTTCGCGACGTTCGGCGGCTCGTCCCCACCCGCCGATGACGTGTTCGCGGCGGGTCCCGATGTCGATCTCGACACGCCGTCCACCGTGCTCGACGAGGTGGTCCTGCCCGACGTCGTCGACCTCCCGGCGGACGAGGCGGCCGCCGAGCTGTCCGAACTCGGCCTCGACCCGACCTTCGACGTGCTCTTCGTGGCTCCCGGCGACGACCGGCTCGGTCGGGTCGTGGCCATGAGCCTTCCCGAAGGCATGACCGTGCCGGCCGGCGAGACCATCGAGCTCCAGGTCGCCCGGCTCGCGCCGACGTCGCTGTCCGCCGATGCCTGTCAACGGCCCGCCCACCTGCTCGGCACCTTCGATGACGACCGGCTGCTCGACGCCGTCCACCCCCGTTTCCTGGGCGACACCATCACCGAGGTGGAGGTGTGCACCGCGGCGGGATCGCGCCCGGTCGTCTACGACCTCGGGTTCCGCCGGCTGGCGGGCGTGCACGATCTCGACGGCAACGGCACGGACGAGATCGTCGGTCCGCTCGATGACGCCGAGACGATCTGGCAGGTGCTGGCGATGGACGGCGGCGAGGTCGTGCGGATCGACACCGTGCTCCCCTTCGGGCCCCAGGCCGGCGGCCCCGTCCACGACTGGTGGGGTTGCCAAGCGTTCGCCGACTCCGGTCTGGAGCGGCTCGCGATCGGCACCTGGGAGGACCAGGGCGACACGATCTCGTGGGAGCTCACGGAGTTCAACATCGTCGGAGCGGCGCTCGTCGCGGGGGCGACGGAGCGCAGCTCGGGTCCGGCGAGCGACGGCCTCCCCGGACGGGATCGCTGTGAACCCCGTCCCGCGGACGTGGCGCCGGCCTGCCCGATCGTCGAGCTGAACGTCGCAGTGGTCGGCGACCTCGACGGCGACGGACGTGACGACATCGTCTCGCCCCGTGACGATCTCGTCTGCTGGGGCGACGGCCTGGTGCGGGCGATCGGGCCGGCCGCGGCGACGGCGGAGATCTGGTTCCTCGACGACATCGAGGACGACGGGCGGCTCGAGCTGTTCCTCGGTTCGACCACCTACGAGTCCACCTCCGCCCGGCCGTACGCGGTCAACGAGAATCGTGGGTTCGTGCCTGCCGCCGATGCCGACTGCTGCACGCAGAACCTTCCCCGCCAGATCCTCCCGGAGGACACCGAGTTCGTCGGCCGATGGTTCTCCTGTGTCGCGGCCTCGGCGCTCGGCCCGGCCGAACTGATCGGCGGCACGTTCCGCCACCCGGGCGACGGCTCGGTGGAATGGACGATCGACGTCGGCTCGCGGGCCGATCCCGAGCTCGTCCACCGGTCACAGGTCGGCGACCCCCGCAGCATCGACGCCTGGCGTCCGGGCAACGGCTGCCGGGGTTCGTCGCCGGTGTGGCGTGCGCCGGCGGCGATCGAGTTCGCCGACGACGGCTCGGTGCGCCCCGACACCGTGGCGGCGTTCAACGCATGGACGGCCGGCGACGATCTGGACCGGCGCTTCGTCCGGCTGCGCGAGGCGCTGCGGGTGAGCGAGAGCATCCGGCAGGGCGAGACCTACCGCGAGGACCTCACCGCCGGCACCATCGAGATCACGGATCTGCGGGACGACTCGGTCGGCACGGTGCGCTACACGTTCGCGTTCGACGAGGCCGGCCGCGATCTGCTGTCGGTCGACCAGCAGTGGGCCTGTCAGCCCGGTCGGGGCCACGAGGACTACGGCACGGAGCCGTGCGTATGA